The Gallus gallus isolate bGalGal1 chromosome 5, bGalGal1.mat.broiler.GRCg7b, whole genome shotgun sequence region ATGAGCAGATGGAGATGGATTTAAAACTGACTGAGCAGACAGGTCCCGAGGTCAGCGGTCAAAGGCACAGAAGTGTACACATTCAAACAATCTTACTTGAATCTTATTTTTACAAGCTGTGTTTCTAATATtatcaaaaacagaaaagcaggaatCTTGTAGATACTTTATCTTCCAAGCActttagttttcttttactCTGGACAAAACACCTTGCTATAATTCTTAGCTTGATTTTCATATACAGAGAAAACCTTTTATTTTGTGGtagaaacacattttaattttggAGAGTTGTGTAAGAATAAGAAGTTAATCTTTACTTCTTCACATATATAATGctgtaatgcaatggaaagcacaacaaTAACAGTAGAGTAGCAAAGTCCCAGGCTGAGCAAGCGAGgacttgctcaaatgcaacaacCGCGAGCACAAAAACGAAAGAAAGAATCTACTTACCCTTAATCAGCCACCAGTTGGCAGGGATCTTCAGTGATCCCCTTGCCTCctctgccaacccttaaatgaggtctgggaaggggtggatcctggcttccccccgcccccctcctcTCCTAGTCACACAGGTGCATTGCGTTgtatgcagctgagctcccctgggttggccctgccttcccaccaggtgttcaatcactggttcaagctgtgacttgcATTTCCCCTACAATACCTCATCATTATTCAACCTAGAAATCGtaacaaaagcagcacagtTACTATCATTGATCCTATGTGATCAATGGGGCcactttaaacagaaaaaaaattactttctttatGAACACTACAGTTAGTGTACtcacataaatatatacagtCATTGCTTTTGGAATCAAATGATTATCGGCCTGAAAGAGGAATACCAAAAAAAGTGAAGACATGTCCTCGTATGTAATGAGCTAGAGAGCAATaaaaacatatattaaaaaaaaaaattcatgatCTAATGAGAAGATcatgaaagtaaaataattttttttacaaatacatgAATTCTATGACATCATACagtataaaaaaatgaaaacaagaagtaCATGACAGAAAAATACACAGGTAGTAGAGTCagtaaagagagaaaactaGTTGGTTGTTTGCAGTTTCACATATGCACCACCTACTAAGAATGCTTGACATTTAGTCAACTTatggttgggttttgttttgttttttcttttaggtaCAGGTTGTTCCCAGATCTCCTGGGGCCAACTCTCATTAACTACTCTGGTATAAAAGAGCCTGACATAATTTCTAGCTTTAATCACAAAAGGTGGTGAATACTTTATACCAAATTCTCACAACAAATCTGCATGCATACATTATTGCCTGTAGGACAGGCAGCTGTAAAGGACCATGACCAATTGAACTGAGATTTGTACATTTTATCATCACCAGCTACCTGAGCTCTTCATACGTGAAAAAGTATCGAAGCAGATCTTTGACAGTATTTGGATGAAAGAAGAGACGGACAGAAGTCGTGGGAGAATGGTAAGAAGTTCAGAGTGCATGCACGCAGATGTTCATAATATCCTCTGTTGCATTTTGCTTATTgcatcaggaaagaaaaaaaatagctaatattgcttttgttttctttcagaaaactaAAGGTGTTGTGCTTTTTGCTTGTGTCATCTTCATGGTTTTCCTTATAGTTGAAATCGGGTGTGCTCCAAAGGTAAACAGTGTTAAAGATGTCTTTACTGTATAAGAGGGTTTGCTTCTGGTGAAATAACACCTAGTTTCTTTCTATAACTTACAGGGTAAAACCATAGTGAGAAACTGGGGCCCACAATCAATTCTATATCTTAAAGGACGCTGTAAGTTATATTCAAAACCTGTTCTGTGAACATTGAAGTTATATGCTGATTTGGACTAAGAAGTTAAAAAATTGTtattagatttttaaaatgtcacagaaaaatcaaagcatgtTAATCAAATTGCTTATGACATGACATCTACGACAAATGAAATAATGCAGATCAATATCCTATGTTAGGCAATTGCTATAAGAAAGATCTTGTAAGCATATTTGCATTATACCTAAGTTGTTTAGCAGATTTTTTGTTTATGGCATCGTATTTTACTCAGatatatattcattttacaCATGCCTCTTATGAAGAAACCATACAGTATTAATTGCAGAATTACAATATACTTAATTTTTGTGGTAGTTTGATGGCATTGTGCTGAAATACGCTGTTtatctttctgattttattcaaCCTcccaaatataaataaacaatgATCTACCTTTCTACAAGCAAACTGAATGATGCTTTTTATTACAGCGTTTTAGATACCAGTTCTGATTACTTTTAAGGCTAGCTAGCTAGCTAGCAAATaggtgttttgctttgctgaaatttAGAGGAATCTTGACAGTAAGTAATCATCTCTTTATACTAAATAACcagaaaatacaaatgcttGTGAGTAATAAGTGAGAGGAATGTGAAGTTGGCTTCTGTTTGCCAACAGAATGTCACTGAGTAGGCAGCCCttctaaaaatatctttaaaaacaagacaTTTGAATTAATGAGGTACTTGAAGAAGAGAGGCTCAATAGTACACCTACTCAGTATCTTCAGATATTACTTAGGTGACATTTGCTCTAGAGATTGAGGACTACAGCTGATCTACTCTTTTGACTTCCAGGATATATGTACAGTATTTAGTGAACAATTCAAAGAGTGATTGATGGCCCAAGAGTTCTTTGCTGTAATGCTACATGCCCTATGACTCCTAATTTCTGAAGTCTGTCTGGCTTCAGGA contains the following coding sequences:
- the LOC101751123 gene encoding spexin prohormone 2 — translated: MKEETDRSRGRMKTKGVVLFACVIFMVFLIVEIGCAPKGKTIVRNWGPQSILYLKGRYGRRYTSEKDEQYYKLNLEDFSAFFKSNF